One Purpureocillium takamizusanense chromosome 1, complete sequence genomic window carries:
- the PIB2 gene encoding Zn finger protein (EggNog:ENOG503NXGB~COG:S) encodes MAAELIMPTLPGDQQQSRHFLPPQRPMHQRSQSYHVSGPQISPISSTEVSPNQTYSTPPSPRGQHARPGRPMYMPAVLRPCDEFPSKRIARTKTGGSTSDSDSDSTLRRANSNLMSLAGLSGLGNKLSRRSTGESTQPLDGDWNIDSFPEVTAPPTRKHWKVKTLTAAVSVSCHSPSLTQYRHSPMPSRPSAMTRLASAPSAISSAGTTAANAVTSSATGTRAMSYRSTRTQTSTPKRLSLAHATTAFRS; translated from the coding sequence atggcaGCCGAGCTCATCATGCCTACGCTACCTggcgaccagcagcagtcgcGGCACTTCctgccgccccagcgccCCATGCACCAGAGATCACAGTCCTATCACGTCTCGGGCCCTCAAATCTCCCCCATCAGCAGCACCGAAGTCAGCCCAAACCAAACATACTCGACACCGCCATCTCCGAGAGGCCAGCACGCGCGTCCGGGACGTCCCATGTACAtgcccgccgtgctgcgGCCCTGTGACGAGTTCCCCTCCAAGCGCATCGCGCGCACCAAGACGGGTGGCTCGACCTCGGATTCTGACTCGGATTCCaccttgcgccgcgccaacTCAAACCTCATgagcctcgccggcctcagCGGCCTCGGCAACAAGCTGAGCCGCCGCTCCACCGGCGAGAGCACTCAGCCTCTGGACGGCGACTGGAACATCGACTCATTCCCCGAAGTGACTGCCCCTCCGACGAGAAAGCATTGGAAGGTAAAGACTCTCACTGCCGCAGTCTCGGTCTCGTGTCACTCCCCGTCGCTAACGCAGTACCGCCATAGCCCGATGCCGAGTCGTCCATCTGCGATGACCCGACTTGCAAGCGCACCTTCAGCTATTTCATCCGCCGGCACCACTGCCGCAAATGCGGTCACATCTTCTGCGACTGGCACTCGAGCTATGTCTTACCGCTCGACCAGAACGCAAACTTCAACCCCAAAGCGTCTGTCTCTCGCGCATGCAACCACTGCTTTCAGGTCATAA